The Methanosphaera sp. BMS genome contains a region encoding:
- a CDS encoding transposase: protein MSDENVLLTQSILIRGLTKKQYNVLVDISLKLNYLRNCAVEKTPFVKSTDRKHFKKINFKPIINKVKEEFKMEYSFLQAQLANTTIKKHVESFNGYIELKNKKIDGKYNQKVNPPKKHENYRLHNIIIPKESVTSSKKKLEEGFIELPLSREYKKVLESKNCRPRIKIPENIRDKKIIQVEIIPINNGKMFKANFTYEAEKKPLDLDKDKIMGIDPGVNNFATIVTTEGPPCIVDGRKLKNQIYFKCKKTAHYQSILNKQGRKTSNRIRKINQKFKNIQDNFLNQTVNFIIKKCKQQDVGTIVLGYNNNFQHKTNLGKKQNQIFSHIAFKQFKQKLETRCQIHEIDLIIQEESYTSQSSFLDEDILPEYQEKKDAENKGDKKKKDKKKKDKKKEDKVKYEFKGNRVQRGLYETQNGKIINADVNAAANIIRKCKHRFNFELLCKWVQTTPSKIKL, encoded by the coding sequence ATGTCAGATGAAAATGTTTTATTAACTCAAAGTATTCTTATTCGTGGTCTTACTAAGAAACAATATAATGTTTTAGTGGATATTTCCTTGAAACTTAACTATTTGAGAAATTGTGCTGTGGAAAAGACGCCATTTGTTAAATCTACTGACAGAAAGCATTTTAAGAAAATAAATTTTAAACCAATAATTAACAAGGTCAAAGAAGAATTTAAGATGGAATATTCTTTTCTTCAGGCTCAGTTAGCTAATACTACTATAAAAAAGCATGTTGAATCATTCAATGGATATATTGAGTTGAAAAATAAAAAAATTGATGGTAAATATAATCAAAAGGTTAATCCGCCTAAAAAACATGAGAATTATCGATTACATAACATTATAATTCCGAAAGAATCTGTTACTTCTTCTAAAAAGAAGCTGGAAGAGGGTTTTATAGAATTACCCTTAAGTAGGGAGTATAAGAAAGTGTTGGAATCAAAGAATTGTAGACCTAGAATAAAAATTCCTGAGAACATACGAGATAAAAAGATTATTCAAGTGGAAATCATTCCTATAAATAATGGAAAGATGTTTAAGGCAAATTTCACTTATGAAGCTGAAAAAAAGCCACTGGATTTGGATAAGGATAAAATTATGGGTATTGATCCTGGTGTAAATAATTTTGCAACAATTGTTACAACCGAAGGGCCTCCATGTATTGTGGACGGGAGAAAATTAAAAAATCAAATATACTTCAAATGTAAGAAAACAGCACACTACCAATCAATACTTAATAAACAAGGACGTAAAACATCCAATAGAATCCGAAAAATAAACCAAAAATTCAAAAACATACAAGACAACTTCCTCAACCAAACAGTAAACTTCATCATAAAAAAATGCAAACAACAAGATGTAGGTACAATTGTGCTTGGATACAACAATAATTTCCAGCACAAGACCAATCTGGGAAAAAAACAAAACCAAATATTTTCACACATAGCATTCAAACAATTCAAACAAAAACTAGAAACACGATGCCAAATACACGAAATAGACCTTATAATACAGGAAGAATCATACACAAGCCAAAGCAGCTTCCTAGATGAAGACATACTACCAGAATACCAAGAAAAAAAAGACGCTGAAAATAAGGGGGATAAAAAGAAGAAGGATAAAAAAAAGAAGGATAAAAAGAAGGAAGATAAAGTTAAATATGAATTTAAGGGCAATAGAGTCCAACGTGGATTATACGAAACACAAAATGGAAAAATTATTAACGCAGATGTAAACGCTGCAGCCAATATTATACGAAAATGTAAGCATAGGTTCAATTTTGAGCTATTGTGTAAGTGGGTCCAGACTACTCCAAGTAAAATCAAATTATAA
- a CDS encoding transposase — MYSEVFDEKKRLLRERGLISFVLDDDLLFFIKFFVENYCQEICGYFEQKGTGRPRYPIENMLGLLLYAYCNKVFSPKDIESNSRTNIPYMVLMDGLTPSSRSISRYRFVLGCYYKSILSRTLQLAVDLGLTDFDHVAIDGTIIKAYNSSFNVIRKVDVNRLIKILENDNHDEEIINKLRKPAYNLLNSDMKLKEKLDFLYHLKEELKSSGQKTVALYDSEARWMLNKKGKKEISYNLQTAVDYTSKLILAIHVSNHPTDHYQLPPTLTKAIQNSPVPLNKISADTGYHNEVSSSILQKYELDGYIVNRKQTKDHKKQYNSNPFHKDNMIEIEGTNAFLCFNNELLTFKYQYVVNNKNKKKQEDPYEIKRIFNNPEACYICPYKKLCFTDSHTHRQVTEYGSEYTQQMKYKLETIEGKEEYKKRSKTVEAPFGTFKQQYHINKLPFIKTQNIENNINLYSITYNIKRIINMIELELDVNKEYQTFKKEKIKEYQL, encoded by the coding sequence ATGTATTCTGAAGTTTTTGATGAAAAGAAACGTTTGTTACGTGAGCGTGGTTTGATTAGTTTTGTTTTGGATGATGATTTGTTGTTTTTTATCAAGTTTTTTGTTGAGAATTATTGTCAGGAAATTTGTGGTTATTTTGAGCAAAAAGGAACTGGACGTCCTCGTTATCCAATTGAAAACATGCTTGGATTGCTTTTATATGCTTATTGTAATAAAGTATTTTCTCCGAAGGACATAGAGAGCAATTCACGTACTAATATTCCTTATATGGTGTTGATGGATGGGTTAACACCATCTAGTCGTAGTATTAGTCGTTATCGTTTTGTTTTAGGTTGTTATTATAAGTCTATTCTTTCTAGAACATTGCAGTTGGCTGTTGATTTGGGTTTAACAGATTTTGATCATGTAGCAATTGATGGTACAATTATTAAAGCATATAACAGTAGTTTTAATGTTATTCGTAAAGTAGATGTTAATCGTTTAATTAAAATACTAGAAAATGATAATCATGATGAAGAGATTATAAATAAGTTAAGAAAACCTGCTTATAATTTGTTAAATAGTGATATGAAGTTAAAAGAAAAACTTGACTTTTTATATCATTTGAAAGAAGAATTAAAAAGTAGTGGGCAAAAAACTGTGGCATTGTATGATAGTGAAGCTCGTTGGATGTTAAACAAAAAAGGAAAAAAAGAAATATCATACAATCTTCAAACAGCAGTAGACTACACAAGCAAACTAATATTAGCTATTCATGTTTCCAATCACCCTACTGACCATTATCAACTACCACCAACACTAACCAAAGCCATACAAAATAGTCCAGTACCATTAAATAAAATAAGTGCCGATACAGGATACCATAACGAAGTAAGCAGCAGCATACTACAAAAATACGAACTAGATGGATATATAGTTAACAGAAAACAAACCAAAGACCACAAAAAACAATACAATTCCAACCCATTCCATAAAGATAATATGATAGAAATTGAAGGAACTAATGCATTTTTATGCTTTAATAATGAACTACTAACATTCAAATACCAATACGTAGTTAATAACAAAAATAAAAAGAAACAAGAAGACCCATATGAAATAAAAAGAATATTCAACAATCCCGAAGCATGTTACATCTGCCCATACAAAAAATTATGCTTCACTGACTCACATACACACAGACAAGTAACAGAATATGGATCAGAATACACACAACAGATGAAATACAAACTCGAAACCATCGAAGGAAAAGAAGAATACAAAAAAAGATCCAAAACAGTAGAAGCACCATTCGGAACATTCAAACAACAATACCACATCAACAAACTACCATTTATCAAAACACAAAACATAGAAAACAACATAAACCTATACAGCATAACATACAATATAAAACGAATAATAAACATGATAGAACTAGAATTAGATGTAAATAAAGAATATCAAACATTTAAAAAAGAAAAAATAAAAGAATATCAATTATAA
- a CDS encoding FxLYD domain-containing protein: MKINPILAVIAMIFGLGGAFAAYGFSGISAELMTNGSITLISSLLGLAGIWLFNKDYKIAAAQYIVCGLGVLIGTSLFGLLGFLFYLIAGVVAFMEKDKVSNVANINPEYVHNFGDNQQTAPQMPKQDNRMLWLVPIASVIIIILVGVIGGLSYENDMNSKAQSIEISNVSSDLKVSYGYYTGGIQGNLKSQRNLENVQVKAVWYDDKGAQIDETYDTGSISDVTANQTYKLNIPYYKSSDNKPARAEIQVYESFGTELLYSHNVTFNDN; the protein is encoded by the coding sequence ATGAAAATAAATCCAATATTAGCAGTTATTGCTATGATATTTGGATTAGGCGGAGCCTTCGCTGCCTATGGTTTTTCAGGAATTAGTGCCGAGTTAATGACCAACGGTTCAATAACATTGATATCAAGTCTGCTTGGTCTTGCGGGCATATGGTTATTTAATAAGGACTATAAGATAGCTGCAGCACAGTATATTGTATGCGGATTGGGAGTATTGATTGGAACATCCCTCTTTGGTCTTCTCGGATTCCTATTTTATCTGATAGCAGGTGTTGTTGCATTTATGGAAAAGGATAAAGTCAGCAATGTTGCAAATATAAATCCAGAGTATGTCCATAACTTTGGTGACAACCAGCAAACAGCTCCTCAAATGCCTAAACAAGACAATAGGATGTTATGGTTGGTTCCTATAGCATCAGTGATAATTATCATATTGGTTGGAGTTATCGGTGGGTTAAGTTATGAAAATGATATGAATTCAAAGGCCCAGTCAATCGAAATTAGCAATGTCTCCAGTGATTTAAAAGTCAGTTACGGTTATTATACCGGCGGTATTCAAGGAAATTTAAAATCACAGCGTAACTTGGAAAACGTTCAGGTTAAAGCCGTATGGTATGACGATAAAGGTGCCCAGATAGATGAAACATATGATACCGGATCCATTAGTGATGTTACAGCAAACCAAACTTATAAGTTGAATATCCCATATTATAAATCAAGTGATAACAAGCCGGCAAGAGCCGAAATTCAGGTTTATGAATCATTCGGTACCGAATTGTTATATTCACATAATGTGACATTCAATGATAATTAA